The genome window CAGGGTCTACGCCCTCGATCTATCGCCGGCCATGCTGAAGGTAGCCCTTCAGAAAGCCAGAGGACACCCCGGTTTCGTACCCTTGCTGGCCAGGGCCGAGGCCATCCCACTGCCCCAGGCTTCGGTGGATGGGGTGGTGGTGGGGGGTAGCTGGAACGAGTTCCCCGACCCCGAGCAGGTTATACACGAACTGTACAGGGTGCTGAAACCAGACGGGCGGCTCTGGGTCATGTTCAGCCACCGTTCGCAAAGCCCTCTGCAGCGCCTGTTGGAAGGAGCGGGCCTGCGCTTTCCCACCCTCTCAGAGCTTATGGATTCACTCACTAAAAGTGGTTTCGAGGTAGACGGCTGGCGGGAGGGGTCGGTAGGATTTGTGGCGGGGACAAAGATTACAATGCAAGGCTCGGTGCATTCTTAGCCAAACGTTGTTTTTGAGGATGCTGCTCCAGGAGATGTGTATGGAACCTAATTGGCAGGCTGTATCGGCCATTATCCGCCGCCACTCGGCCACCTTCTACTACGGTAGCCTGCTGTTCTGGGGCGAGGCCCGCAAGGGGGCCTGGGCTGTGTATGCGGCCTGCCGTATCGGGGACGACGCCGTGGACGAGTCGGCCAACCCCTGGGC of Meiothermus sp. contains these proteins:
- a CDS encoding class I SAM-dependent methyltransferase; this encodes MHGNFPDQRPKAPLTLAARTNLWPLTALGYEVWRRRALTLLSGRPFPLEEELSLMLKRVQPVAGQVFLDLGTSTGLYARALLEAGAARVYALDLSPAMLKVALQKARGHPGFVPLLARAEAIPLPQASVDGVVVGGSWNEFPDPEQVIHELYRVLKPDGRLWVMFSHRSQSPLQRLLEGAGLRFPTLSELMDSLTKSGFEVDGWREGSVGFVAGTKITMQGSVHS